The sequence agggcaatcagatccagtgtctcctgaaCGCTAAAGGCTGGAGCACGTCTGCGGCCCTGGGCAGCCATGGTCAGGGGCGGTGGTGAGCTCCCCaggctgatcaaacaggaaatggaatgcAAAAGGgccctgtgtacctggctgaagtgcagtggagttgaaagtgctgtccagagcggtcacattggagcactctgggatagctccaggAGGCCAAACCCCTGGAATTACActgtgctgtgtctacactacccctAATTGGACCCGGGAAGGTCGACTCTGGCGCTACTCCTTTCCTCCAGGTGGGGGACAGGTGTGGGTTTtgagagccctttaagtcggcaGAAAGGGCTGGGTAGTGTAGACGCACAcattataaattcgacctaatgcGTCTAAGGAGGACCCTAGCCCTGCCCGTAGGTCTGTGCCGCCAGGCAGTCGCTCGCAGGGATCACTGGGATCCCGGCCCGCTGGCTggctgagctcctggcctggagcCACACATCGCCAGGCTGGTCATTCCTCTCTCCGGGGCCAAGTGACCCCGCCCGTGTCTCTCTCACCGGCTGACTCGCTGCGCCGGGGGACGCTGCAGGAAGCCCCCAGGGGGCGGggtcactccccctcccccgggagaGCTGCCTCCTGCCCACGAGCGAGACTCACCGGGCCAAACCCCTGCGCCCGCGAAAGGCGCCGCTGGTGCGATCCTGCCTGGGCGCCCCCTTGGTCGGTGCCGGCTGCCGGCCCCCGCCGcagctttcctctccccttcgcGTCCGGAGCTTCCCCGCCCccggtgcctctccctgccactGGCCACGGCGGAGCGCCCGCAGCCGGGCCCCGCTCCTGCCGGCCGGGGGCGCACACGCCGCTGTCCGGGCGCTGGGAGGGGAAGATCCCGGAGCCGGGGCCCCGCGCAGGGCAGCTGGGGGGCggccggagcctcccccgcggcgCCGCAGCGATGCGCCTGGCGGCGGTGGCTGCGCTGGGTCTGTGGCTGGGCTGGCTGCGCCGGGCGCCGGGCGAGACCTTCAGCTCCATGCTGAGCGTCCGGCAGGCGCTGGCCACCGAGCGGCGGCTGCTGCGGCACCTGGGGGCCTACCTGGAGGCGGAGACCCACCGGCTGAAGGACCTGCAGAGGTAAGTGGGCCAGCCCGGCGCGCAGCACCCGGAGAGGGGCCCGAACTGACCCTGGACCCTTTGGCTTTCCCGGCGCCCTGCCCTCCCAGGCTGACCCCGATCCAGACACCCTCCCCATCCGGCGGGGTCCGCAGCCCGATCCACCCCCGGACCTTGCACCCCGCAGCCTGGCTCTGCCTCGGGACCAGCTCCCAGCAGAGTCCGGATCAGCCTGGCCATTCAGACACGGGAGGGGCAGGCAGCTGGGTCAGAGAGCCCCCCGGTCTGCAGCCAGGACCCGGAGCCGTGAACTTTCCCAGTGCTCAGCTGCCCCAGTGGGGTCCCCTCCGGCCCCTGGCGAAAGCACTTGGCTGGGCACAATCCCTCTCCTTGCAGAAGGGacccaccctgcctgcccgccccatCCCTTTCGCTCCGGTGCTGCTCCATTCACTTCCATGGCAGGACAGCGGATCCAGCGGAGCCGCGGACCCTGGGTATTTCAGAAGGCGGCGCACTCCGCACCGGGAGGGGTCCAGgcctggagcaggaccccatggtgctaggggctgtacaaacagaatgGAAGAGGGTCCCTGCCTCAAACAGTGTAATTTGAGGGCTGGGATTATCAAaagcccaactcccactgaacgcaggcacctaactccctcaGGCTTGTTGGTGATCCTGGCCTTTAGGCCACGCTGGTTAGCAAGGAACCTGAGAGCATTTTGCGTTTGGTTTGCGTCTGTGTTCCTCGGTGTGCAAGCGCCTGGAGCGTCAGGAGAGACAAGTTTTAAATAAATCGATAAAAGACAGAAGAGAGAGTACCAGACGCCACAGGAGATGGGCTTTGTAGAATGATGGCTGTGTCTCACCTAGGGCTGGTCAGTTCGCAAACCAAACACGGGAGGACCCAGCCAGGGATGTGCTAGCAGAGGGCATGTGTGGGGAGTGAAGGCATGGATGCAGATGAgcttgttgttattattaatgcTAGTTTGCAGTAGCAGCCGCTGTGTGCCAGGTCCTTTCCAGACACTTGAGAAGGATGGTCCCTGCTCGCAGTCCGAGGGTTCCCATGCAGGGAGGGCATGTGAGTGCGTGTGAATGAAGTGGAGACTtttatgggggtgggaggttgaggcaaatcgcctggccactggttaagcgcagccagataccagggcaattagaagagcacaggagggcatgctgcgcatcagagaagctttgaaaaccagtttcatgactgcccAGGCTACCGTGTGACcttctatttgtttctccttaatgaaaacccaccccccttggttcactctacttctctgtaagccaaccgccctccccccttcaatcaccgcttgcagaggcaataaagtcattgttgtttcagaATCATGccttctttattaattcatcacacaaatagggggagaACTGCccaggtagcccgggaggggtgggggaggaaggaagcacaaggtggggtgggggatgagggaaggacaaggccacactgcacttcaaaatgtatttgaatgctagccttctgttgcttgggcaatcctctggggtggagtggctgggtgcccggaggggGGCCCCCcgccacgttcttgggcgtcagggtgaggaggctatggaacttggggaggagggcgggtggttacacaggggccgcagcggcggtctgtgctcctgctgcctttcctgcagctccaccagacgccgaagtatgtcagtttgctcccccattagcctcagcattgcatcctgcctcctctcaacGCGCTCCCGCCACCTCTTCTGGCATTCGTTTTCTGCTTTCagggactctgccattgtctgcctccacgcattctgctaaGCTCTTGCAGCACGGGaggcctgcatgagctcagagaacatttcatcgcgggtgcggtttttttgcctttttatccatgctagcctctgggacggagatgatagggggagcgttgaaacatttgcagctgtgggagggggaaaaagggagagtggtagttaaaaagacacattttagagaacaatggctagactctttcatggtgatcCAAGCTGttaagcacatgtgctatgtaatgtttcGGTACacggtcgcattttgcctcttatattgagggcctgccggtttggtgtgagagatcacacacgcagggcggggcaacagaattcggcttgcaggcagccatggtaagccacagtctttcggcttcttcaaccttcatcacatgtgggaatggtttcaaacagcagtgccctcctttcccatgccaagcacccgttgggttggccatttaaaaggaggggctgcggttttcgggttaacgtgcagcacaaacccaacgaACACCCCCCACACGCACGCCCCCCAGTTCTCTGGGAAGATCGCTTCACCCTTCCCTCCACCATGTGAccagtatcagggaagatccctgcgagccaaacgcaaacagctcagcatgaacccCGGCCCCGCCCTCGCCTCCcgccaccgcgtggctaacagcggggatgatttcttttcagtcacaggcaaacagcccagcaggaacgggcatctctgaatgtcccgtgaataaaattcccctatttcaaccaggtgaccatgaatgatatcactctcctcgTCCCCCAAATCCTCTTTCctggtgcagggttaaatcgatctaacgctgctaaattcaacctcaactcgtAGAGTAGTCCAGGGCCTAGTCTTCTAAAAGAAGAGCCTGCCAGTGAGGTACAACACCTGGCAGAGTGCTGGGCAGCTGATCTTGGTTTGCAGGCAGGCGTGGTAAGCACACAGGAAAGGGTAGGCGGTGGCAGAGCAGGCCCGGAGACATTTTTTTGGTGTGGAAACTCTTGGCACATAAACAGGCTTTTCCGGGGAGCCCCCTTTGCACAGCTGGACTGGCCCCCCCAATTGTTCACCTCCAATTAAATATTAACCACAATTGCATTGAACCCCTGTAGTGTTACTGCAAAtatgcactcaccagaggtgccttccccaccATCACAGTCCTGCAACagtgggtcctgggagggggctggcACCCGAGGTCCTGGTtgttggggagaatggatcctctgcttgcctgctgcacattctcctcctcctcctcctcttcctcatcaacaGTGTCCTCCTCGCTGTTCCCCGTGGCCGCCTGGGAGCTATCCGCGACGAATATTGGCGCACCGGTGAAGTCCCTGTCTAGAATCGCATGCAGCTgctcatagaagcggcatgtctgtggCTCAGCCCCAGGGCGACTATTTGCCATCCTTGTCTTCAGGTACGCTCGCACGAGGGCCTtgattttcacacggcactgctgtgagTCCCTGGTGTAGCCTTTCCCCCCCATGCGCTGTGCGATTTGGGCATAGCGCTCTGCCTGCCCaggctcttctccccacagggcaatcagatccagtgtctcctgaaCGCTAAAGGCTGGAGCACGTCTGCGGCCCTGGGCAGCCATGGTCAGGGGCGGTGGTGAGCTCCCCaggctgatcaaacaggaaatggaatgcAAAAGGgccctgtgtacctggctgaagtgcagtggagttgaaagtgctgtccagagcggtcacattggagcactctgggatagctccaggAGGCCAAACCCCTGGAATTACActgtgctgtgtctacactacccctAATTGGACCCGGGAAGGTCGACTCTGGCGCTACTCCTTTCCTCCAGGTGGGGGACAGGTGTGGGTTTtgagagccctttaagtcggcaGAAAGGGCTGGGTAGTGTAGACGCACAcattataaattcgacctaatgcGTCTAAGGAGGACCCTAGCCCTGCCCGTAGGTCTGTGCCGCCAGGCAGTCGCTCGCAGGGATCACTGGGATCCCGGCCCGCTGGCTggctgagctcctggcctggagcCACACATCGCCAGGCTGGTCATTCCTCTCTCCGGGGCCAAGTGACCCCGCCCGTGTCTCTCTCACCGGCTGACTCGCTGCGCCGGGGGACGCTGCAGGAAGCCCCCAGGGGGCGGGGTGATCAATCCCCCTCCCCCGGGAGAGCTGCCTCCTGCCCACGAGCGAGACTCACCGGGCCAAACCCCTGCGCCCCCGAAAGGCGCCGCTGGTGCGATCCTGCCTGGGCGCCCCCTTGGTCGGTGCCGGCTGCCGGCCCCCGCCGcagctttcctctccccttcgcGTCCGGAGCTTCCCCGCCCccggtgcctctccctgccactGGCCACGGCGGAGCGCCCGCAGCCGGGCCCCGCTCCTGCCGGCCGGGGGCGCACACGCCGCTGTCCGGGCGCTGGGAGGGGAAGATCCCGGAGCCGGGGCCCCGCGCAGGGCAGCTGGGGGGCggccggagcctcccccgcggcgCCGCAGCGATGCGCCTGGCGGCGGTGGCTGCGCTGGGTCTGTGGCTGGGCTGGCTGCGCCGGGCGCCGGGCGAGACCTTCAGCTCCATGCTGAGCGTCCGGCAGGCGCTGGCCACCGAGCGGCGGCTGCTGCGGCACCTGGGGGCCTACCTGGAGGCGGAGACCCACCGGCTGAAGGACCTGCAGAGGTAAGTGGGCCAGCCCGGCGCGCAGCACCCGGAGAGGGGCCCGAACTGACCCTGGACCCTTTGGCTTTCCCGGCGCCCTGCCCTCCCAGGCTGACCCCGATCCAGACACCCTCCCCATCCGGCGGGGTCCGCAGCCCGATCCACCCCCGGACCTTGCACCCCGCAGCCTGGCTCTGCCTCGGGACCAGCTCCCAGCAGAGTCCGGATCAGCCTGGCCATTCAGACACGGGAGGGGCAGGCAGCTGGGTCAGAGAGCCCCCCGGTCTGCAGCCAGGACCCGGAGCCGTGAACTTTCCCAGTGCTCAGCTGCCCCAGTGGGGTCCCCTCCGGCCCCTGGCGAAAGCACTTGGCTGGGCAAAATCCCTCTCCTTGCAGAAGGGacccaccctgcctgcccgccccatCCCTTTCGCTCCGGTGCTGCTCCATTCACTTCCATGGCAGGACGGCGGATCCAGCGGAGCCGCGGACCCTGGGTATTTCAGAAGGCGGCGCACTCCGCACCGGGAGGGGTCCAGGCCGGGagcaggaccccatggtgctaggggctgtacaaacagaatggaagagggtccctgcctcaaacagcgtaatgggcTGGGATTATCAAaagcccaactcccactgaacgcaggcacctaactccctcaGGCTTGTTGGTGATCCTGGCCTTTAGGCCACGCTGGTTAGCAAGGAACCTGAGAGCATTTTGTGTTTGGTTTGCGTCTGTTCCTCGGTGTGCAAGTGCCTGGAGCGTCAGGAGAGACAAGTTTTAAATAAATCGATAAAAGACAGAAGAGAGAGTACCAGACGCCACAGGAGATGGGCTTTGTAGAATGATGGCTGTGTCTCACCTAGGGCTGGTCAGTTCGCAAACCAAACACGGGAGGACCCAGCCAGGGATGTGCTAGCAGAGGGCATGTGTGGGGAGTGAAGGCATGGATGCAGATGAgcttgttgttattattaatgcTAGTTTGCAGTAGCAGCCGCTGTGTGCCAGGTCCTTTCCAGACACTTGAGAAGGATGGTCCCTGCTCGCAGTCCGAGGGTTCCCATGCAGGGAGGGCATGTGAGTGTGTAAATGAAATGTGCATGCCcaggactgtgtgtgtgggtAACAGTCCATGTGTGCAAGTGAGCAAGCATGTGCAACCAGGATCATGTGTGTATGGCAGCacatgtgtgtgagtgagtgtgtgtggccAGGACTCTGTGTGTGTAACAGTACATGTGAGcaggtgagtgagtgtgtgtggccAGAACCATGGATGTGTAACAATACATGTGAGCAAGTGTGTGCCCAGGACCGTGTGTGTGTAACAATACATGTGTGCGAGTGAGTGTGTTTTCACAGAGTtgaaggccggaagggaccattagatcctcTCACCTCCTGTCTGTCACAGGCTGTTCAATTTCACACCGATCCGCTCGTGGTACACCCAGGACTTTAATcagactaaagcatttcagccCCCAGGAGACTAAACTGAGTGCCACAGGGAGTGACCGAGGTGCTACCGATGTCCCAGACCCCTGCGGTAGCAGGGAATGGATTAGGTGAACTATGCCTAAACGATCCCAGCAGGTGAACCACCCGGCATTctgcaggggaaggtgaaaaccccccttTATTGAAGGGATTCAGGTTGTATTATTAATCGAGGGAGATCTGtccgtctacactgcagctggagatgTGCCTCCCAGCCAGGGTAGACAAACACACCCTCGTGCTGCTTGAGCCCTGAAATACTCCTGcaggaattctgcgccaaaaaattaaaaatggtgcctcaatattttaaaattctgcaagttttatttgtcaataaagaAATGTGGCTCCAGCGTGGCAgaggggagcacaggccactggcggCATTGAGGTGGacgatcaccctgaagcccccaccccctgcagtaCCGGGACTCGGCAGTGaagctgcacctgaccctgacgcAGTGCAAGGCCtgggtctgccccagaaacaccccggggccctgcccctctgtgccaggtgcaccaggtgtggctGGGCAGGCTCaacccagcaggatccaagtgtggagaggcTTAATGTGGGGGGATCCgggtgtggggtgaggggtttctgtgtggggcaatctgggcgtgggcggctcagtgggagatctgggtgCACGGGGGCTCGTTGGGGGCTTCCGGGTgtaggggcaatgggactctgcaggggatccaggtgatgGTGGTTGGGCTCAGAGGGGGGGTCTgagtgtggggagatggggcttggcaggggggtctgggtatgtggggctcagtggggaggtgtgggtgctggggcagtggggcttgatgggggtgggggtccaggtgcagcttgTTCGGGCTCAGAGGGATGGGGGTCTGGTGTGGGGGGCTTGTCAGAGAGGTCCAGGTGTAGGGGGTTGGGCTTGTCAGAATGAGGATTCAATGGGCATGCTTAACGgcggagccccagctgctgctgcgggGATGCCCCATGCTGGGCTCCCCCTGTGATTCCCcaatccccttttcttctccatccccctcccctcactcccacattcccctccccctgccctattccaccaccccttccttccccactgccccttcccccaccccctcccccgcttccctcaCTTCCCCCACATCCCTTACCCAGCCCCACCGTGGGCACGCtctgttgcacagaaaacaggaaggctccctgcACACAGAAGGGAGCAACAACCTGCACTTGCAGAAATCGGGAGGGGGGCAGTGACACGTAACCCCGTGTGCCCCCGTATGCCTCACCTCTGTTTGAGGGGCAGTCCCCCCCACCAAAAACCGTGCATATGGTCGCGCCCCCGCGCAGCTCCCCTGGCGTTTTCTGCAGGGAAATGCGGAAATTCTGCAGGGGGCATTTTGTGCGGGTGCGcggaatccccccaggagtaactgaAACCGAGAGACAGGTGGCAGCCCCAGAATACAGACCCAGGGGGTCAGGTGGACTTGTGCTCGGGCGGCAAGCCCAAGCCCCCGTGCGGCAACAGCCACACTCGTCCAGCCGCGTTCTAATGCAGCGAGCACGTGTCTGTCAGCGTccaccccggctcccccccaGCTGCCGTGTGGACACGCCTTGTGCATTGGGGGCCTGCCAGGTGCCTCACCGAGCCCGGTGCTGGAATTTTTCTTTGTGTCGGCTGTTAACTGGAATAAAGGGGAAGCCCTTGTTTTACCTTACACAGGGCTTAGGACTCATGATTGCCGGTCTGACAGTGCTTAAGTGTGTTTGTCCATGTTTGTATGTACAGTACATGCGTGCATATGAGTGTCCCATGTGAGTGTGCCAGTGAGTACGTGGATGAATGGGTACCTGCTTCTGTGTTTGTGCAAGTGAATGGGGATGTATATACGTTAGCATCAGGGGGTGTGCAGCATGCATATGTAGGGGTGTGCATGTGActgaccctgtgtgtgtgtgtgtacgtggaCTACCAGGCTCACTGGACAAACTCGCTGTCAGAGCTGCCGTGTTTGTTACTCCGTCTTACCATGCATCTGCGCTGACCGACCTGGGCCGGACAGGAGTCAGcagcagggcacttacattgCTCATTGCTACTGTGGGTAACAATGGGGGTGAGAGGCTATACATGCAAAGGTCCAAGCCTATTCCTGGTGCAAGCAGGGCCATGCCACTGCAATCAGGGGTGAAGCTGTGCTGAAGGACCTGCTTGGGTGGCCCCTGGTcttgtttacactggtgtaaatgtagAATGACTCCAATGAAGTCACTAGAGTTACGCCGAGGTAAAACTGAtgtaagcaagaggagaatcaggactaAAAACTTCCCAAGTCATCCGTAGTGCAGAAGAAATCTTTGCCCAGGAAACCCAGAGTCTGAGCATTGTGCAATAATCCTTTCCTTTCTTTGCTAACTAAGAAGGAGTCCCCCATCCCCCATCAGCCAGAGGCTGCGTGGTGGAAAGCCTTCCATCCCAACAATGGAGCATTCAGCTGTTCTGCGGTTTCCTGCATGGAGCAGTTAAATGTCTGGAAACAAAAGCACGTATCGGGAATGATGTATTTCTTTACCAATGAACCTTGTGGCCTTATTTGTAACAGACACGGAGCGGGTCATATGCATGTCCGCGGAACCTGGCCCCCAAATACACCAGCTTTTCCACCAATAACAAACATGACTAAATCCCTCAGAATTGTTGCTCTAACGTGTGAAATAACAAAGTGGGACTTGGTCAGATTGGCAGCAGGGTCAGAtctgcagccccaggcagggggataACATGGGTATCTAGCGTTATCCTAATTCACGCTTACAGAAATGTGGTGggagggatattaaacctcatgcttctgTGCATAAGCCAATGAGGCAAATTGTCCCATAGCTCCTCCTGGTGTGGGGTTTTTACCCCTTCCTCAAGAATCTGATGTTGGACACTGTCGGAGACAGAATATTCCTGTGCTCCTGGAGATTTTCCCAGCTCCCTAATTGCCAACCCCAATCATTCAAAACTCATGaatcagcctctcctcctcccctgcaaaaTAATCatgagactcaaaacaatacatTTTGCGTCATTTCATTTGAGCCTTTATTggccatgttttcaagctttgctCTGATATCATGAGAGCTAGaaagttacattaaaataaaaggcATCTCTCATGATCCCATGACaccgggagctggggctttgagaCAAACCCCACACAGTGTGAGATGGGGGAtcaaatcatgagagttggcaagtTGAATGGGTTCTgtgagtcatagattccaaggccagaatggaccattgcgatcatctagtccaggggtggcaaactttttggccagagggccacatctgggtggggaaattgcatgcagagCCATAaagggagggctggggcagggggttggggtgcagaagggagtgcggggtgcagtgtgcaggaaggggctcaggacaagggattggggcaggtgaggggtgcgggatgtacgagggggctcagggaaggggattggggtgcaggagggggctcagggcagggggttggggtgaaagAGAGGTGTGGGGTgctgcagggtttggggtgcaggaggggtgcgaggtgcagcagggggctcagggggttggggtgcagcagggggttcagggcagggggttggggtgtggggtgcaggagaggttcagggtgcgggctccggtGGCAGCGGCGTGCACTGGGGCCAGGTTAGGCTCCCTGCGGCCCCtgaaggagcaggggcagagggctccacgggctgccctcacctgtgggtcattcccccacagctcccattggctgggaacgggaaACCTTGGTATGCTATGGTATTGCTGTGTCaaggttgggtgcagcctcaccgctgagtccatgtcccgggggggagctgcacagtgatttCCCACCACTGTAgaaccagtggcctgtgctccccaatgccaggctggagcctccacatttatcggacaaataaaatttgcagaattttaaaatattgtgcacagaatttctAATTTTCTGGCGTAGAATTTCCTCAGGAGTATCCTTTGCATTTGACTGGAGATGGGCACAATCTATGGATCTAGATTTCAATCACAAAGGGAGTTTGGCTCTGGGGCTTTGGTTCATCCCAGTATAATGAAAGGGGCCATTTGTAATATACCCAGTTCCAGGTTCAAATTTTGTACCAGCCCAAAGCTGAATGGTGTGCAGACCTGGGGGGTTCCTTCTGGCCCCTCTGACTGGCCAGGTGACACACTCCAGTCATCATTGCTCATGGAGGAGTCAGGCTGCAGGTTCAACATGTGACTCCTGACACAGAGGCATTTACTGCAGGGAGTCAATCTCAGGATCGGGTTTGAGCTCAGGAGTCTAATAATGAGGGCAGTGGAAAATACCTTTTTATGAGGATGGGTCACATGACTAACATCTGGAATGACTCAAGCTCTAGGTGCCATTTTATGGCTTTTCCCCCTGCTCTGCTGAGCACAACAGAAAATCTAAAGTTAGATCCAagctgaagtcaaagcagggaTCTGGGGCTTGGGTATCTGTGAGCTGGACAATGGGGCTGGCCATTGCAACTGCTGATATGCCCATGGAAAAGACAAAGTACCAGGCACTGCAAGCTCACTTGAGCAGCAGGAAGTGACCCCTCCCATCCCTTGCATTTCTGAGTGGGTTTGATCTGAACTcaagcagaggggagctgggggaatgAAAGTTGTTAGAGATGTTAGCTTATCCCCATCCTGCTCGTTCCTGCTACACACGGTGTCCTCCAGGGCTTAGTAAGAGCAAGCTCTGTTCTTGTTATCAAAAGAGAGATACCCAGATCCACCAGAGCaccgcccttcctgcagctgagGGGGCAGGACCTGCCCATCTGACCCCTGCTTTGTCCTGTCTAGTTTCAACTGATGGCGCTTCCCGCGAGCCACCATCCCTCAGTCTTTCCAGATCTCACTGCTGAGGAGTTTCCCCAGCTCCGTGCTCCCCGGCCCGTCGCCCAGCCTGCTGCAATGGGCCGTGCTGGCTGGTTCCAGTGTCTCTGAGGGATTGCCCTGCTCATGCCTTCCAGGTTTTACAACAAGGTGCAGGATTTGCACCAAGGAGCCGGGGGCTCTGCGGCAAACCCGTTACTCGCCTACACGCTGATCAAGAGGCTGCAGTCTGATTGGCTGAATGTGGTGCACAGCCTGGAGGCCAGCGAGAACACCCAAGGTACCGGAGAGGGGCCTGTGCCGAACCCACAGCTGCCACGTACCCACAGCGCTTGACCTGCTTCGAGTCAGCAGATGAGCGCAATGGGTGGGATTCACAGAGGTATTCAAGTGCCTAATTCCCATGGATcccaatggaagttaggcacctacatgccTTTGTGAATCTCTCACCATGTGTccagaggagctggggcttggggctagAGGTTCAGCTGGTGTCACCGGGCCTGGATCCATCTCCCCCATGTAGAGATAATGAGGGGGATGCTCAAGGGAGGGATTGAAAGTGGGAGGGaatgagggaggaggggaaattggCAGCGGGAGGAAGGTGATGGCCAGGAAGGAGAACAAGGCGAGGAGAGGAAATGGGAAGGGAATAACAGGAGACAATGTGGGGGGTCAGTTATGGGGGACAGAGAGGAGTAAGAGCAAGGGGCACAAGCTCGGGCAGGCTGCGTACCCATGGATGGGCAAACAAGGGGAAGTTCCCATTTGTTCGGCACTGAAATGCTTTCGGATGGCGTTTCAGGGGAAGCCCCTTCTCCATGAATCCCTCCTTGGCTCCAGCCAACGGAAGCACTTAGCTGGGCACTGGCGAGCCGTTCGCCGCCGCCCAGCTGACGCTCCCCCCCGTCACTGACATTACAGCGCTCAAGAATGGCTACACGCAGGTGGAGAAGGACCTGCCCGAGTTCGAGGACTTAGAGGGAGCAGCGCGGGCATTGATGAGGCTGCAGGATGTCTATGCTCTGAGTGTGAAGGGGCTGGTGAAAGGTGTGTTCCAGAGAGCCAGCGGCACCCACCTCCCTGACATCTACAGTCCCGGGCAGCTCTTCCCGCTCTCCGCTGATGACTGCTTCCTCGTCGGCAAGGTGAGGGGGAGCCGTGGGGCCAGCACTCCAGGGGCATGGGCAAGAGGGTTACCAGGCTGTCACTCAACCTGTGCGTAAA is a genomic window of Lepidochelys kempii isolate rLepKem1 chromosome 1, rLepKem1.hap2, whole genome shotgun sequence containing:
- the LOC140905625 gene encoding uncharacterized protein — its product is MGRVSGSGSAWEGRAPGKPKGPGSVRAPLRVLRAGLAHLPLQVLQPVGLRLQVGPQVPQQPPLGGQRLPDAQHGAEGLARRPAQPAQPQTQRSHRRQAHRCGAAGEAPAAPQLPCAGPRLRDLPLPAPGQRRVRPRPAGAGPGCGRSAVASGRERHRGRGSSGREGERKAAAGAGSRHRPRGRPGRIAPAAPFAGAGVWPDRDFTGAPIFVADSSQAATGNSEEDTVDEEEEEEEENVQQASRGSILPNNQDLGCQPPPRTHCCRTVMVGKAPLLQMFQRSPYHLRPRG